From Eubalaena glacialis isolate mEubGla1 chromosome 5, mEubGla1.1.hap2.+ XY, whole genome shotgun sequence, one genomic window encodes:
- the HOPX gene encoding homeodomain-only protein: protein MSAETASGPTEDQVEILEYNFNRVNKHPDPTTLCLIAAEAGLSEEETQKWFKQRLAQWRLSEGLPSECRSVTD from the exons ATGTCTGCGGAGACCGCGAGCGGCCCCACTGAGGACCAGGTGGAGATCCTGGAGTACAACTTCAACAGGGTCAACAAGCACCCGGACCCCACCACGCTGTGCCTGATCGCGGCCGAGGCCGGCCTTTCCGAGGAGGAGACCCAG AAATGGTTCAAGCAGCGCCTGGCCCAGTGGCGGCTATCAGAAGGCCTACCCTCAGAGTGCAGATCCGTCACAGACTGA